One segment of Panulirus ornatus isolate Po-2019 chromosome 2, ASM3632096v1, whole genome shotgun sequence DNA contains the following:
- the LOC139757870 gene encoding CCAAT/enhancer-binding protein gamma-like, with protein MMPKIEGVSSESGDESLNGNSNSRRLIKNTEEYRRRRERNNQAVKKSRLKTKMKTQQMVDRVTQLRTENEELVENIKILTKELGILKDLFLAHAGNAHGVRLNEAELAKMLSEDPEVDEGASLLMSLSQGPPP; from the exons ATGATGCCTAAAATTGAAGGAGTAAGCAGTGAGAGTGGAGACGAGTCCCTCAATGGGAACTCAAATTCTCGCCGGCTGATAAAGAACACCGAAGAGTACCGAAG GCGTCGTGAGCGCAATAACCAGGCAGTGAAGAAGTCACGTTTGAAGACAAAAATGAAGACCCAACAGATGGTGGATCGGGTCACTCAGCTGAGAACTGAAAATGAAGAACTGGTGGAGAATATAAAGATTCTCACTAAAGAGCTTGGCATCCTAAAGGACCTCTTCCTTGCTCATGCAG GCAATGCTCATGGTGTGCGGCTGAATGAGGCAGAATTAGCCAAGATGCTTTCTGAGGACCCTGAGGTGGATGAGGGTGCATCCCTCTTAATGAGCCTTTCCCAGGGCCCCCCCCCATAA